Below is a window of Pyrobaculum aerophilum str. IM2 DNA.
CGGCCGGGACAAGCCTCCCCTCCATTATGTCCCTAATCGTCTTCCTATCTCTGTCCACATCTGCCAGTATTTTGTCTAAATCCGCCTCACCTAAGTGTTTAAACTCCGCCTCGTCAAACCTGAGGCTAAGCTCTCTTTTCAACGCGTGGAATACCTTGGGGTCGTCTACAATTACGACGCTGAGGCCCTTGGATAGCCCCCCGGCGTAGAGGCGGGAGGTGCGCCCACTGCCTTGTATGTAAGTAGTCACGTCGGGGACTAAAACGTACATCTCCCCGTCGATATAAGCTAGTTTCACCTCTGACGACGTCTCTATGGCCTTGCGTATCTCCTCGTTTTGTAATAAGGAGTTTACGAACTCGACGGCGGATTTGACCACATCGACGGCGTGTCTGTCAAAACTTGACAGCTCGGCGCCTTCGCTGGCCTTCTTCAAGGCCTCTTGCACGCTTAAGGCATAGGGGGCCAGCCTCTTGAGTTGCCCAATTAGCCTATCTGCCTTGTACCTCGCGTCCCCCGCGAGCACAGACCTAACGTTGTAGAGGAAGGTCAAATAGGCCGGTATGGAGAATTCCTCAAGTCTAACTCTAAACTTAAACTTGGGCACTCCGACGAAAATTACGTATCGTATAACGTGGGGCAAGTCAATGCCCCTCACTAGTGCAGATCTGGAAGAGGCCAGCCCCACGAGCGCCGCCAGCTCTCCGCGCTCGAAGCTCTCCAAGACGCCGCGGCGGGGGCGGAAGAAGTGCTCAACAGCGAGACCCGCCTCCCTGGCCCTCTCCACAATAGCCTCTCCAAGCTCCCTGTCTTGTACGTAGATAATTCCGCCGGGGCCCAGCCTCTTTACAAGCGCCAATGTCTGTTCTATAACGTTGTCAGACGCCTCGACGTAGAGGTCCACTACATTTCTGAGACCCTCGGCGCGCCCGCCGACGTCAAAACCCAAAATCTCTCTGAATAGCAATAACCTCACCGTTCTCCTTGCCTTAGCCAGCGCGCCGGACGCGACGAATACGCCGAGTTTAAGCCTCTGAACCTCCTCTCGCAACTTAGCCCTCAGCTTTGCCATTTCCTGATCTAGTCTCTCCACTTCTTTTAAGTCCCCGGCCACCTCCGCCTTCCTCAACTGCTTAGTTAAGTTAATCACCTCAAGTGCGGTGTTTAATACGGCGTCTGACACGCCTAGTAGTCTCAAAATGCGGTCGATGTTTTTACTAGTGGCCCTGAGAATGCTGTCCACATCGTCGGCCGCCACGAAGTCGAATTTATACCGGCTAAGCAACTCGAAGCGCTTAGGCAGAAAGGCCGATGTCGTCACGAGCACGTCGAAGTCGCCTCTCTCTAAGGCCTCCAACGCCTCTTTCTTCTCGCGCTCCGTGAGAAGGGAATGGTAAGCCAATGCCTTGAGGGAAACGCCGCCCCTTTCGGCAAAGGTCAGTAGCTTTTTATAGGCTTGGTGCGCCAGAGCAGATGTGGGGAATATGAGCAACGCCCTCTTGCCCTGCTTCGCCGAGTAGAGAGTAGCGATGAGGATAAACGTAGTCTTCCCCGACCCGGTCGGCGCGACAATGGCGAAGCTCTTCCCCCTCACAAACCGCCGCGCCCAGAGCCTCTGTGCTCCCCACATCTCAAATCCAACTATTCTTTTGAAAAACTCGGCGAACTCCTCATAGCCGCGGAGGTAAGCCTCTACCCACGCCAGGCCTTGCAACGCCTTCCTCTTCCGCAAGGCGGTTATTACTTGTTTAATAGAGCCAGCCTTAGCTCCATCGGGGAGACACTCCCTACAGGGGAGCCCCGAGGCAAGTCTGTCAGAAGTAATGGGGCCACCGCAGTTAGGACATGAATGGAGGTACGCCACTAACGGCACTTCCACGGGGTTTGGAGGCGTGGAGTATTAAAAAGTTTGGTTTACTGCGTTGTAACAGGCTTAACGTAGCCGGGCCGCTGTGTTTACACGCCTCCACAAGGCGCTCCGGAGGCGTTAACGGACCGCTGATATTCCGCCGCTTAGAGGAACGGCGTTTTCAAGGCACGCCAGCAAACCTTAAAGGGGACTGTTAAGGGAGTTTCTATTTAACGTTTGTATACGTGAATACCCAAGAGGTACAAAGGCAACGTTACGATGAACTACTTGCCAAGGCCGCCCAGCTGAGGGGGGTTTAGCCACTGGGTTTATAAGAGAGGATCGCATGCGGGCAGGTGGCTGCCGGCGTTTCAGTTAGCATAAAGCGAATACGTCTGGGGAAATGTGCCACGGTGAGCGTCTTCCTTATGGGGCTAACATTTAAATACGTGAGATAAGGGGGTCAAATGGAGAGAATAATACAGTGGATAGACGCCTTTAACCAAATCGCTAGGAGTGAGAACAACTTCCACAGCTTCTACATAGAGAAGGGAGAGGACTTCATAGACGCCACGCTTACCCTAGAGGAGGTGGCCCGCGTGGAGGAGTGCAGGGGAGGGTCCTACGCGGCGGCGACTGTCACGTTGAGGGGAGGCAAGGCTGTTTTAGAGATGGCGTCTGGAAGATATAAAAAGTGTCCCACCCAGTCGGGATACAACGCGGAGTACACAGATACCACAGTGGAGAGAATAGAGCTGGGGGACGACCCGGAGATTCTTAACTTTATAAAGTCTATAAAAAACGAGGGGGACTTCGTGGCGCTCTTAGAGGCGGTATTACAAGCGGCCGCCCGGTAGGTGCTTTTTAAAAACTTCCAGGAATTTTTGATAGGCTTCCTCTCCGTACAACACGACGAGAATCCGACGTATGCTACGGAGGGCGGGGGCGACCTCCCTTATCGCCGTGGCCATCTGCTCCGCGGCAGCGTCGTAGGGACAGCCGAAGATCCCGGTGCTAATCGCCGGGAGGGCTATTGAGACAAGGCCTAGCTCCTCCGCCTTGAGCAAGGCGTTTTTAACGGCCTCGGCCAGCTTTTCAATCGGCTCGACTCCACAGCGGGGGCCGACGGCGTGTATTACATACTTGGCCTTGAGCCTGCCGGCTGATGTGACGGCGACGTCGCCCACGGGCACGGGGCCGTGTTTTCTCACCCACTCCCTGCTCTCCTCTTGAATTACTTGTCCTCCCTTTCTGACAATAGCCCCAGCCACCCCTCCGCCGTGCTCTAGATATGAATTAGCCGCGTTTACAATGGCGTCTGCCTCAACCTCGGTTATGTCCCCCCTCATCAAGACGACTTCGACTCCGCCTACACTAAACTCCATACAGGTAAGAGCGCACAGGGTTTTTAACGATTTCAGCGCAAATCGTCCCGCTCATGGTCGCACAGGGGCTAGTTCATCACCGGCTTTTTGGTGGCATTATGTAAATATATGCTAAAAATATTGATTTTATGTGCCTCTACATTTCGATGTTGCGTTGCTCCACGCGCCAAGCGTCTATGATTTTAGAAATTTGAGGCGTGTCCACTACGGGCCTATAAGCGATGTAATACCGTCGAGACCCGTGTTCGACATGTATCCCGTGGGCTTTATCTACATTGTCTCTTACCTAGAGAAGAGGGGGGTGAAAACCGGCATTTTCAACGTAGCGGCGAGGATGCTCAACGAGCCCCGATTAGACGTCTCCAAGCTTCTCAAAGGCATAAAGGCCACCCTATACGCAGTGGATATCCACTGGCTCGTACACGCCCACGGCGCCGTGGAGGTGGCTAAGCTGGTGAAGGAGATACACGGCGCGCCTGTGGCAGTCGGCGGGTTCTCAGCCACATACTACTGGCGGGAGATACTGGAGAAATACCCCTTCATCGATTTTGTGGTTCTAGGCGACACAACGGAGCCAGTGATATACCAACTGCTTCACGCCGTGGAGAGGGGTGACCGGGGGAAGCTCTACGAAATCCCCAACCTGGCGTTTAGAGACGGGGATAAACTAGTCAACACGGGTATTAGGTATATCCCCCAGGAGTTGGACGACTTGAAGCCAGACTACACAGCAGTAGCCCGGGCAATGATCAGAAGCGGTATTAGGAACTCGCTACCCTGGAGTACCTTTTTCAAACACCCAATAGCCGCCGTTATCTCGTACAAGGGGTGCCCACTCAACTGCCTAGCCTGCGGGGGAAGCAACTACACTTACAGCGCAGTTTTCGGCAGAAGAGGACTGGGCCGGAAGAGCCCTGAAACCCTAGTGGAGGAGTTTAGGGAGATAACTGAGCGGCTTAAAATCCCCGTGTTCTTTGTCGGCGATCTGCAGTACCTCGGGAGGAGATACTTGGAGGAGTTTGCAGAATTGCTGAGGCGGAAGAAACCCAGCGTAGAGCTCATATTCGAGTTCTTC
It encodes the following:
- a CDS encoding TIGR04190 family B12-binding domain/radical SAM domain protein, which gives rise to MPLHFDVALLHAPSVYDFRNLRRVHYGPISDVIPSRPVFDMYPVGFIYIVSYLEKRGVKTGIFNVAARMLNEPRLDVSKLLKGIKATLYAVDIHWLVHAHGAVEVAKLVKEIHGAPVAVGGFSATYYWREILEKYPFIDFVVLGDTTEPVIYQLLHAVERGDRGKLYEIPNLAFRDGDKLVNTGIRYIPQELDDLKPDYTAVARAMIRSGIRNSLPWSTFFKHPIAAVISYKGCPLNCLACGGSNYTYSAVFGRRGLGRKSPETLVEEFREITERLKIPVFFVGDLQYLGRRYLEEFAELLRRKKPSVELIFEFFTPPPREVLSLYRRAGDMVYLQISPESHDEDIRKHYGRPYDNSSLLEFIKNAAELRFERVDLYFMVGLPMQTPENVKGLGDFFLELAKRGGGALNAFVAPLAPFVDPGSPAFHNPSKYGYVILARSFEEHRRLLLAERWYMMLNYETTTMTRSQIAEATYNAVESLARAKYIAGIIDDEYLGAVLETVKNARSGAPPVGLNSKETVREEELYPKKFWISYLTPRSVAEIIRYSLGRLA
- the rgy gene encoding reverse gyrase, with translation MEVPLVAYLHSCPNCGGPITSDRLASGLPCRECLPDGAKAGSIKQVITALRKRKALQGLAWVEAYLRGYEEFAEFFKRIVGFEMWGAQRLWARRFVRGKSFAIVAPTGSGKTTFILIATLYSAKQGKRALLIFPTSALAHQAYKKLLTFAERGGVSLKALAYHSLLTEREKKEALEALERGDFDVLVTTSAFLPKRFELLSRYKFDFVAADDVDSILRATSKNIDRILRLLGVSDAVLNTALEVINLTKQLRKAEVAGDLKEVERLDQEMAKLRAKLREEVQRLKLGVFVASGALAKARRTVRLLLFREILGFDVGGRAEGLRNVVDLYVEASDNVIEQTLALVKRLGPGGIIYVQDRELGEAIVERAREAGLAVEHFFRPRRGVLESFERGELAALVGLASSRSALVRGIDLPHVIRYVIFVGVPKFKFRVRLEEFSIPAYLTFLYNVRSVLAGDARYKADRLIGQLKRLAPYALSVQEALKKASEGAELSSFDRHAVDVVKSAVEFVNSLLQNEEIRKAIETSSEVKLAYIDGEMYVLVPDVTTYIQGSGRTSRLYAGGLSKGLSVVIVDDPKVFHALKRELSLRFDEAEFKHLGEADLDKILADVDRDRKTIRDIMEGRLVPAARGVDLMRTILMVVESPTKARTIANFFGRPSLIISEGIPIYEVSTGDAVLMVTASLGHIYELPTSLNKIDQRQREVLAKWFGDFKHGNYDGENYAVIVKEYGFVPVYNKIWRCRGAVYVDDIDIPPGCKPLDVLEAIRNIAVEVDTVLLGTDPDSEGEKIAFDLYLGLRPYVQDIRRVEFHEVTRRAILNALANPRGVNFSLVKAQIVRRVEDRWIGFGLSKILQANFKNPNLSAGRVQTPVLGWIVNTYEESLKNRVYNVELQLNDVDIRLQVPRDVLDVLRKKKRVAIKLVARERRQVNPPPPYTTDELLRDAVNKLGLSADYAMRLAQDLFESGLITYHRTDSTRVSTAGIAIAREYIVRKFGEGVFKPRSWGEAEEGAHEAIRPTRPIDVEELRGLVNAGVIQLAIQLTKSHYQLYDIIFRRFMASQMEPSVVEVAKYNVEIDGHVIQLERTVGVAYMGFQTLYQLTPVEPELPTGTLDVVIKRYRVVRRVLSQADVLALMRQRGIGRPSTYAHILQVLAKRYYVYVTGRTKLMIPTKRGREIFRFLKEAFGKLVSEDRTRLIEQYMDAIEVGKARYEEVIAELYDEFRKEVLPHLAS
- a CDS encoding ADP-ribose-binding protein, which produces MEFSVGGVEVVLMRGDITEVEADAIVNAANSYLEHGGGVAGAIVRKGGQVIQEESREWVRKHGPVPVGDVAVTSAGRLKAKYVIHAVGPRCGVEPIEKLAEAVKNALLKAEELGLVSIALPAISTGIFGCPYDAAAEQMATAIREVAPALRSIRRILVVLYGEEAYQKFLEVFKKHLPGGRL